The following coding sequences are from one Treponema bryantii window:
- a CDS encoding 4'-phosphopantetheinyl transferase family protein: protein MVYFFSDLDKISDTYLINYEKYVSEIRRKYSKKYKFQIDRKLSIIVFILLRVGLFREFGIRNKIEVYKHENGKPYLDGFPNLFISFSHCKNAVACGISTSNIGVDVQEYVNFDESVAERFFCSDEIKQISMDSNGFTKLWTLKESFCKYKGTGLSAKIRDVNIFDFNFSMNTLFYKSFVLSVISNTKEKVVYIDMEEINSIISDLDAYEYT, encoded by the coding sequence ATGGTCTATTTCTTTTCAGATCTGGATAAAATTTCTGATACATATTTAATAAACTATGAAAAGTATGTATCAGAAATAAGAAGAAAATACTCAAAAAAATATAAATTTCAAATTGATAGAAAATTATCAATTATAGTTTTTATATTACTTCGTGTCGGATTATTCAGGGAATTTGGTATAAGGAATAAAATAGAAGTTTATAAACATGAAAATGGTAAACCTTATCTCGATGGTTTTCCAAACTTATTTATAAGTTTTTCCCATTGTAAGAATGCTGTCGCCTGTGGAATTAGTACGTCAAATATTGGTGTTGATGTACAGGAATATGTAAATTTTGATGAATCTGTAGCAGAGCGTTTTTTTTGCAGTGATGAAATAAAACAAATTAGCATGGATTCAAATGGTTTTACAAAATTATGGACACTTAAAGAAAGTTTTTGTAAATATAAAGGGACAGGACTTTCTGCGAAGATAAGAGATGTAAATATATTTGACTTTAATTTTTCCATGAATACCTTGTTTTATAAATCTTTTGTTCTTTCTGTTATTTCAAATACAAAAGAAAAAGTAGTGTATATCGATATGGAAGAAATTAATTCAATAATATCTGATTTGGATGCTTATGAATATACATAA
- a CDS encoding ABC transporter ATP-binding protein: protein MKNVINIKNLSMIYEYYEKEKGIKGSLKNFFLRKKLHKTALNNISLDIEEGSITGYVGLNGAGKTTTMKILSGILNPTKGSVSVLGYNPYDKKSEFLKQIGIVMGNKSQLMWDLPAIDSIELNKSIYEVSDEDYDALFAEMVETLHVSELLHIQVRRLSLGERMKMELIASLIHRPKVVFLDEPTIGLDIISQNNIRDFLKLYNKKYGATIIITSHNFDDISEVCNKLIIIEHGNLVFNGFLNEFYEKYRTDKIFSIRMNHSDINFLSLLKKKLGNDCITYDENNNDYKILIENESLLSVIKVLMEDYMNEIQDINITNRELKDIVCDLLEENA from the coding sequence ATGAAAAATGTAATAAATATAAAAAATTTAAGCATGATATATGAGTATTATGAGAAAGAAAAAGGAATTAAAGGATCTTTAAAAAATTTCTTTTTACGTAAAAAATTACATAAAACAGCATTGAATAATATCAGTTTGGATATCGAAGAAGGCTCCATAACTGGTTATGTTGGATTAAATGGAGCAGGTAAAACCACAACAATGAAAATTTTATCTGGTATTTTGAATCCAACAAAAGGAAGTGTTTCTGTTCTTGGTTATAATCCATATGATAAGAAATCAGAATTTTTGAAACAAATTGGAATTGTTATGGGAAATAAAAGTCAATTGATGTGGGATTTACCTGCAATCGACTCAATTGAATTAAACAAGTCTATATATGAAGTTTCCGATGAAGATTATGATGCTTTATTTGCTGAAATGGTAGAAACTTTACATGTAAGTGAATTGTTACATATACAAGTTAGACGATTATCGTTGGGTGAACGAATGAAAATGGAATTAATAGCTTCATTAATTCATAGGCCAAAAGTAGTTTTTCTTGATGAACCAACAATTGGACTTGATATTATTTCACAAAATAATATTCGCGATTTCTTGAAATTATATAATAAGAAATATGGAGCAACAATAATTATTACTAGTCATAATTTTGATGATATTAGTGAAGTATGTAACAAGTTAATAATTATTGAGCATGGCAATTTAGTATTTAACGGATTTTTAAATGAATTCTACGAAAAATATCGGACAGATAAAATTTTCTCTATTAGAATGAATCATTCAGATATCAATTTTTTAAGTCTTTTGAAAAAGAAGCTTGGAAATGATTGTATAACTTATGATGAAAATAATAATGATTATAAGATTTTGATTGAAAATGAAAGTTTATTATCTGTTATTAAAGTACTAATGGAAGACTATATGAATGAAATTCAAGATATAAATATAACTAATCGTGAATTAAAAGATATTGTATGTGATTTATTAGAGGAGAATGCATAA
- a CDS encoding ABC transporter permease: MKNINRFFKIYVKLFTSNLMQQMEYKADFILRGTFELTIVLSNYLFFLVIYQNVETIGGWTKEQSIILVLISALLDCVITLLFVGGLYQLPSLINEGKLDHIILKPINNRLLISLSNSTVSQLPNFIIEIILLIFCIIHYKIPITFKGIIYSVIVFVNAVIILYSIFFSIMCISFWSIKIDVGMKIFFQLYNIGNKPISVYPLIVQKIFTYIIPLAVAFNFPVLAITNSISLKKVVLSFIIMVIFYQISNLIFKFGLRKYVSASS, from the coding sequence ATGAAAAATATTAATAGATTTTTCAAAATCTATGTAAAATTATTTACTAGTAACTTAATGCAACAAATGGAGTATAAAGCAGATTTTATATTGCGAGGTACTTTTGAATTAACAATAGTACTTAGTAACTATTTGTTTTTCCTTGTAATATATCAAAATGTTGAAACCATTGGTGGATGGACAAAAGAACAATCAATCATATTAGTGCTAATTTCAGCTTTATTGGATTGTGTAATAACATTGTTGTTTGTCGGAGGATTGTATCAACTACCATCACTGATAAATGAAGGAAAATTAGATCATATTATATTAAAACCAATAAATAATAGATTATTAATTTCATTATCAAATTCAACTGTATCACAGTTACCGAATTTTATTATTGAAATCATTCTTCTAATATTTTGTATCATCCATTATAAAATACCCATTACATTTAAAGGAATTATCTATAGTGTAATTGTTTTTGTAAATGCTGTTATTATTCTTTATAGTATTTTCTTTTCTATCATGTGTATTTCATTCTGGTCTATTAAAATTGATGTTGGTATGAAAATATTTTTTCAGTTATATAATATAGGAAATAAACCAATTTCTGTATATCCGTTAATTGTTCAAAAAATATTTACATACATTATTCCATTGGCTGTTGCATTTAACTTTCCTGTATTAGCAATTACAAATTCAATATCCTTAAAAAAGGTTGTTTTATCTTTCATAATAATGGTTATATTTTATCAAATTTCAAACTTGATTTTTAAATTTGGATTACGAAAATATGTAAGTGCGTCAAGTTAA
- the sbnA gene encoding 2,3-diaminopropionate biosynthesis protein SbnA, protein MLINTYNERIGNTQLVRINSFQNKNINVYAKLEGSNPSGSIKDRSAAYVIEKLLKEKIIKPDTTIVESSSGNFGIALASYLKNKNMNFVCVIDPKTTECNYKILSKLCKNIIVADKMDECGGYLLERIKIVKEYVATHENSYWINQYTNVYMKDAYYHTVAEEIVHELNKIDYAFIAVSSGGTISGISTRLKDENPNIKIIAVDVEGSIIFGQKPKKRNIPGIGSSQVPDILKYAKIDEVVIVNEKESIECCNKLIEEDLILAGGSSGSLYAAIKKYFAGKEFDKPINVVTVFPDKGDRYMGIIY, encoded by the coding sequence ATGTTAATTAATACATATAATGAAAGAATAGGAAATACACAGTTAGTAAGGATAAATAGTTTTCAGAATAAAAATATTAATGTTTATGCAAAACTAGAGGGAAGTAATCCATCTGGAAGCATAAAGGATCGTTCTGCCGCGTATGTTATAGAAAAATTATTGAAAGAAAAAATAATTAAACCAGATACTACAATAGTTGAATCATCATCAGGAAATTTTGGTATTGCTTTAGCAAGTTATTTAAAAAATAAAAATATGAATTTCGTTTGTGTTATTGATCCTAAAACAACGGAATGTAATTATAAGATATTATCTAAACTATGTAAGAATATAATTGTAGCAGATAAAATGGATGAATGTGGTGGCTATTTATTAGAAAGAATTAAAATTGTAAAAGAATATGTTGCAACGCATGAAAATTCATATTGGATTAATCAATATACTAACGTTTACATGAAGGATGCATATTATCATACTGTTGCAGAAGAAATTGTTCATGAACTTAATAAAATTGATTATGCTTTTATTGCAGTAAGTTCTGGAGGAACAATTTCTGGTATATCTACTAGATTAAAAGATGAAAATCCAAATATTAAAATAATTGCGGTAGATGTTGAGGGCTCTATTATTTTTGGTCAGAAACCTAAAAAAAGAAATATCCCAGGTATCGGTTCGAGTCAGGTTCCTGATATCTTAAAATATGCAAAAATAGATGAAGTAGTAATAGTAAATGAAAAGGAATCAATTGAGTGTTGCAATAAATTAATTGAAGAAGACTTAATTCTTGCAGGTGGCTCTTCTGGCTCGTTATATGCTGCAATCAAAAAATATTTTGCAGGAAAAGAATTTGATAAACCAATAAATGTTGTTACTGTTTTCCCAGATAAGGGTGATCGTTATATGGGAATTATCTATTAG
- a CDS encoding phosphopantetheine-binding protein produces the protein MDLIEEKVRKIISENGDLNIDLETVDLETDLTQFGLNSFGFTKILIFIEEEFKIHIDEYIIKDFDSIVSIKNFIELIKNA, from the coding sequence ATGGATTTAATAGAAGAAAAAGTAAGAAAGATTATTTCAGAAAATGGTGATTTGAATATCGATTTAGAGACAGTCGATCTAGAGACGGATTTAACCCAGTTTGGTTTAAATTCATTTGGTTTTACAAAAATTCTTATTTTTATTGAAGAAGAATTTAAGATTCATATTGATGAATACATTATTAAAGATTTTGATTCGATTGTTTCGATCAAAAATTTTATTGAATTAATAAAAAATGCTTAA
- a CDS encoding acyl carrier protein, translating to MEEKIIEECIKKLWIDILELDNVDFETDFYDLGGNSLKLVLLLSAIDDQFDVELDVADFIEELSLKHVVEETVSKINDKKS from the coding sequence TTGGAAGAAAAGATTATTGAAGAATGTATAAAAAAACTTTGGATTGATATCCTGGAACTTGATAATGTTGATTTTGAAACTGATTTTTATGATTTAGGGGGGAATTCATTAAAACTAGTTTTATTACTTTCTGCAATTGATGATCAATTTGATGTTGAATTAGATGTTGCAGATTTTATTGAGGAATTAAGTCTGAAACATGTTGTTGAAGAAACTGTTTCAAAAATTAATGATAAAAAAAGTTGA
- a CDS encoding ABC transporter permease, with product MSKFLKIFEVSVLNRFEYRLNSFMWLLYSFIPTLASMAVWNTVYRERSYNAFGYTNNEMITYYFIMLIVSNLLKAGYDYHGVADSIKYGSINQFLVRPYDFMKYKFIYSLPENVIFIFVGIIPLIVLGVILRSSITLEFNYSIVIFFVIALVLGYLIQFLILFSLSTCAFFMHSITSLFMTLDILKNIVSGQVFPLSILPKPIFKILQYSPFQYLAFYPVGILQGRYEQKEMVMQSLVGFLWILILFIFSRIMWKKGLAKYSAFGG from the coding sequence ATGAGCAAATTCTTAAAAATATTTGAAGTATCTGTTTTAAATAGATTTGAATATAGATTGAATAGTTTTATGTGGTTACTTTATTCATTTATACCAACACTTGCATCAATGGCAGTTTGGAATACAGTGTATAGAGAAAGATCATATAATGCTTTTGGTTATACGAATAATGAAATGATTACTTATTATTTCATTATGTTAATTGTTTCAAATCTTCTAAAAGCAGGCTATGACTACCATGGTGTTGCAGATAGTATTAAGTATGGTTCTATTAATCAATTTCTAGTTCGTCCATACGATTTTATGAAATACAAATTTATTTATTCTTTACCAGAAAATGTAATCTTTATATTTGTTGGCATAATACCTTTAATTGTATTGGGTGTTATACTTAGATCAAGCATTACTCTGGAATTCAATTATTCAATAGTTATTTTTTTTGTGATTGCATTAGTACTAGGATATTTAATTCAATTTCTTATTTTATTTTCATTAAGTACGTGTGCTTTTTTTATGCATAGTATAACTAGCCTGTTTATGACCTTAGATATTCTTAAAAATATTGTCAGTGGGCAGGTTTTTCCATTATCAATTTTACCAAAGCCAATATTCAAGATTTTACAGTATTCTCCATTCCAATATCTTGCTTTTTATCCTGTTGGAATTTTACAGGGTAGATATGAGCAAAAGGAAATGGTAATGCAGTCTTTAGTTGGTTTTTTATGGATTTTAATTTTATTTATTTTTTCACGAATAATGTGGAAAAAGGGCTTAGCGAAGTATTCAGCTTTTGGAGGTTAG
- a CDS encoding amino acid adenylation domain-containing protein has translation MVKKVDVELASCGFTEQDKFIDVFTKIVQMYPDKIAARDESSYVSYAELNSISDSIAYYVSKEMENNKIAVCMDRSVMYLATIIAIFKVGGIYIPIDPNAPNDRKLQMIEDADVKIFITNKEYCEKLKEIDCVKKLCIENFQKPQKFNLNQYCENEAYIIFTSGTTGKPKGAIVNHIGMMNHLRNKIEILNISKDTILLETAPQSFDISVWQFLSVLLVGGEVHIIKSDNAKDISFLLNYIKNNKINIVEFVPTLFTELLQEIKDNPILHENLSLLRFILLTGESLPVSLCCNWYSMNYDGILVNAYGPTECSDDITHYLVPKTISNNEKKVPIGKGIKNANLYVVREIDSNNEVIFAEEGERGELYVSGICLGNGYINNPEKTADAFKEVKIHGITTKVYKTGDLVSYENGNYIFWERVDRQIKLNGYRIELEEIEEVIRGYDKVNNCCVVKHTFKSDFVYYLHNDQNDRKTKQQEKLVAYIVSDDIDFIKLKEWLKTKLPYYMVPEQFVSIAQIPVSANGKVDQKKLPEPKLVREVECKTYEAPCNEVEKKIAEIWSNILNVSPISRNDSFFELGGNSITAIQTISRIRKELNVVISFSDFYSSKDLIELCSYVYKSVATDNQNIITASNKENYFAASYGQCGQWFLWKLSKNVPFYTFQGLLNIFGNANYEKINKTINYLICNNDVLRTRFVEVDYEVKQFIEPYSFSNYEYIDLSKLDFESAESEMKDVAYKDAQQAFDIENDSVIRIKIFKLSENQITVVITMHEIIMDAWAMRQFIKEFIEVYRQIDLISIEKKKVLQFHDYAEWQRKNITRVKLEKEGKFWKENLSGELPVLDVSYDFPRPQIPTYKGRSQGITFDVDLSKRIKDFCKNNNITLFVFLLSAYYVLLSKYSNQDEVMIGTPYGCRNSEQTENLYGDFLNMLPLRFNINGTDTLDDLIHKTKSIVNSAIDNSRYPFPWIVEDLGIKRNTSYTPVFQVMFDMINFPKIDFPVDSSITVNFEEIDIGYKKYDLAMYGNEQDGKVFVKLSYLTDLFKDETITNYLKSYELIVKKILDAGKDLIKDTNVIDEKYYFYIKDLDRREESFKIQCENDLLKWIEHDLESNKEKIAYKTLDSSISFGELYASIKNVSKEFVKYGINSKDRVIIYGKKDIDYLILLYSFYQNKVAYLPCDITRPKDSINEIVDDISINYIFSTESLIDEQYERIGKYNNYFVYKTNKAKESNENIACIILTSGSSGKEKYVEIRRDSVYNRIFAQIEDYPLKHDDIIGSLRPFTLVTHLFEFFVGLYTKVTTVMLDKLEVLNESVLINTLKQNNVSYITLSPSLLRVIIHALDRENVSLNSLRMVFSGSDKLDKDLVKTFYEYFPTATLYNTYGTTETSSTILIQQINKEGLVAEEKVIKGCCIKVLNENLQEQPFGVEGNVAVFGKCVSNGYIGNRFTTKLNNEKCYFPGDVAFINGDGKFTFIGRKDRTIKCRGYRINMAEIESELKQCKNIDAVACVYYENDNTYEYSVLYTSHDEDKSKDLREILEKKYPNYMLPVSFIRVDSIPKTGNGKIKFNELKAIYDMSSSQQKTTTKCDIPEMTEMEKTIRGIFEIVLKKDDFSNSDNFFTIGGHSLSAVMLCAEISDELDYDLEISDLYGGIASVQEVAKLIEEKI, from the coding sequence ATGGTTAAAAAAGTAGATGTAGAATTGGCAAGTTGTGGTTTTACAGAGCAAGATAAATTTATTGATGTTTTCACAAAAATTGTACAAATGTATCCAGATAAAATTGCTGCGAGAGATGAGTCTAGTTATGTATCGTATGCAGAACTAAATTCAATTTCTGATTCAATTGCTTATTATGTAAGCAAAGAAATGGAGAATAATAAAATTGCGGTTTGTATGGATCGATCTGTAATGTACTTAGCTACAATTATTGCAATTTTTAAGGTTGGTGGAATTTATATACCTATCGATCCTAATGCACCGAATGATCGAAAATTGCAAATGATTGAAGATGCTGATGTAAAGATATTTATAACAAATAAAGAATATTGTGAAAAACTTAAAGAAATTGACTGTGTGAAAAAGTTATGTATAGAGAACTTTCAAAAACCACAAAAGTTTAATTTGAATCAATATTGTGAAAATGAAGCGTACATAATTTTTACATCAGGAACAACAGGAAAGCCTAAAGGGGCAATTGTTAATCATATTGGTATGATGAATCATCTTCGAAATAAAATTGAAATATTAAATATTTCGAAAGACACTATTTTATTAGAAACTGCACCGCAATCTTTTGATATTTCTGTATGGCAATTTTTGTCTGTTTTGCTTGTTGGTGGAGAAGTTCATATTATAAAAAGTGATAATGCAAAAGATATAAGTTTTTTATTAAATTATATAAAGAATAATAAAATAAATATCGTTGAATTTGTACCTACATTATTTACAGAATTATTACAAGAAATAAAAGATAATCCAATTCTGCATGAAAATTTATCATTATTACGTTTTATATTACTAACTGGAGAATCATTGCCTGTTTCCTTATGTTGTAATTGGTATTCAATGAATTATGACGGTATTCTTGTAAATGCATATGGACCGACTGAATGTTCAGATGATATTACTCATTATTTAGTTCCTAAAACTATTTCAAATAATGAAAAGAAAGTTCCTATAGGAAAAGGAATTAAAAATGCAAATTTATATGTTGTTAGGGAGATTGATTCAAATAATGAGGTTATTTTTGCAGAAGAAGGAGAGAGAGGGGAGTTATATGTAAGTGGTATATGTTTAGGAAATGGTTATATAAATAATCCTGAAAAGACCGCAGATGCTTTCAAAGAAGTAAAAATTCATGGCATAACAACAAAAGTTTACAAAACAGGTGATTTAGTTTCTTATGAGAATGGAAATTATATTTTTTGGGAACGAGTAGACAGACAAATAAAGTTAAATGGCTATAGAATTGAGTTGGAAGAAATAGAAGAAGTAATCAGAGGATATGACAAAGTTAATAATTGTTGTGTCGTAAAACATACATTTAAATCAGATTTTGTTTATTATTTACATAATGATCAGAATGATCGTAAAACAAAGCAGCAGGAAAAACTGGTAGCATATATTGTATCTGATGATATTGATTTTATAAAACTAAAAGAATGGTTAAAAACGAAATTACCATATTATATGGTTCCTGAACAGTTTGTTAGTATAGCCCAAATTCCAGTTTCTGCAAATGGAAAAGTAGATCAAAAAAAGCTTCCAGAACCAAAACTTGTTCGTGAAGTTGAATGTAAAACTTATGAAGCTCCTTGTAATGAGGTAGAGAAGAAAATAGCTGAAATATGGTCAAATATTTTGAATGTTTCTCCAATAAGCAGAAATGACAGTTTCTTTGAGTTGGGAGGAAATTCAATTACTGCAATTCAAACAATATCTAGAATCAGAAAAGAATTGAATGTTGTAATTTCGTTCAGTGATTTCTATTCATCTAAAGATTTAATTGAATTATGTAGTTATGTTTATAAAAGTGTTGCTACAGATAATCAGAATATTATTACAGCCTCTAATAAAGAGAATTATTTTGCTGCAAGTTATGGACAATGTGGACAATGGTTCTTATGGAAATTATCAAAGAATGTTCCATTTTATACATTTCAAGGATTGCTGAATATATTTGGAAATGCAAACTATGAAAAAATTAATAAAACAATTAATTATTTAATATGTAATAATGATGTTTTGAGAACTCGCTTTGTTGAAGTCGATTATGAAGTAAAACAATTTATTGAACCATATAGTTTTTCAAATTATGAATATATTGATTTATCCAAGCTTGATTTTGAATCTGCTGAATCTGAAATGAAAGATGTTGCTTATAAAGATGCACAGCAAGCATTTGATATTGAAAATGATAGTGTTATTAGAATAAAAATATTCAAACTTTCTGAGAATCAGATAACTGTAGTTATAACAATGCATGAAATTATAATGGATGCTTGGGCAATGCGACAGTTTATAAAGGAGTTTATAGAAGTATATAGACAGATAGATTTAATATCTATTGAAAAGAAGAAAGTATTACAATTTCATGATTATGCAGAGTGGCAAAGAAAAAATATAACAAGAGTTAAACTTGAAAAAGAAGGAAAATTCTGGAAAGAGAATTTGTCAGGAGAATTGCCGGTATTAGATGTTTCTTATGATTTCCCAAGGCCTCAAATTCCAACTTATAAAGGAAGATCTCAAGGAATTACCTTTGATGTAGACTTATCAAAAAGAATAAAAGATTTCTGTAAGAATAATAACATTACTTTGTTTGTTTTCTTGCTATCAGCATATTACGTTTTATTGTCAAAATATAGTAATCAAGATGAAGTTATGATTGGAACTCCATATGGTTGTAGAAATTCTGAACAAACTGAGAATTTATATGGAGATTTCCTAAATATGCTTCCGTTAAGATTTAATATTAACGGAACTGATACTCTTGATGATTTGATTCATAAAACAAAATCTATAGTAAATTCAGCAATTGATAATTCTAGATATCCTTTCCCATGGATTGTAGAGGATTTGGGAATAAAACGAAATACGAGTTATACCCCTGTATTCCAGGTAATGTTTGATATGATTAATTTCCCAAAAATTGATTTCCCTGTTGATTCAAGCATTACGGTAAATTTTGAAGAAATAGATATTGGTTATAAAAAATATGATTTGGCAATGTATGGTAATGAACAAGATGGAAAGGTATTTGTGAAATTATCTTATTTGACAGATTTGTTCAAGGATGAAACTATAACTAATTATTTAAAAAGTTATGAATTAATTGTTAAGAAGATTTTGGATGCTGGAAAAGATTTAATAAAAGATACAAATGTTATTGATGAAAAGTATTATTTTTATATCAAAGATTTGGATAGACGTGAAGAATCTTTTAAAATTCAGTGCGAAAATGATCTGTTAAAATGGATTGAGCATGACTTGGAATCCAATAAAGAGAAAATAGCATATAAAACACTAGATAGTTCTATTTCGTTTGGAGAATTATATGCATCTATAAAAAATGTCTCTAAAGAATTTGTGAAATATGGAATAAATAGTAAAGACAGAGTCATAATTTATGGAAAAAAAGATATCGACTATTTAATACTTCTTTATTCGTTTTATCAAAATAAGGTTGCATACTTGCCTTGTGATATAACAAGGCCTAAAGATTCAATTAATGAAATTGTTGATGATATAAGCATTAATTATATTTTTTCAACAGAAAGTCTTATTGATGAACAATATGAACGGATTGGAAAGTATAATAATTATTTTGTATACAAAACAAATAAAGCAAAGGAAAGTAATGAAAATATAGCTTGCATTATTCTGACATCTGGTTCTAGCGGAAAAGAAAAGTATGTAGAAATACGAAGAGATAGCGTATATAACAGAATTTTTGCTCAGATAGAAGATTATCCATTAAAGCATGATGATATTATTGGAAGTCTAAGACCTTTTACCTTAGTAACTCATTTATTTGAATTCTTTGTAGGTTTATATACTAAAGTTACTACAGTAATGTTAGATAAATTAGAAGTATTAAATGAAAGTGTATTAATCAATACTTTGAAACAAAATAATGTTTCATATATAACTCTTTCTCCTTCTCTTTTAAGAGTAATTATACATGCTCTTGATAGAGAAAATGTATCACTTAATTCATTGAGAATGGTTTTTTCTGGTAGTGATAAATTGGACAAAGATTTGGTTAAGACTTTTTACGAATATTTCCCTACTGCAACATTATATAATACATATGGAACAACAGAAACTTCTTCTACAATTTTAATTCAACAAATAAATAAAGAAGGACTTGTTGCTGAAGAGAAAGTAATTAAAGGATGCTGCATAAAAGTATTGAATGAAAATCTTCAGGAGCAGCCATTTGGAGTTGAAGGAAATGTAGCAGTATTTGGTAAATGTGTATCCAATGGTTATATAGGGAATAGATTTACTACAAAACTTAATAATGAAAAATGCTATTTTCCTGGAGATGTAGCTTTCATTAATGGTGATGGAAAATTTACTTTTATTGGTAGAAAAGATCGAACTATTAAATGCCGTGGATATCGTATAAATATGGCTGAAATAGAATCCGAATTAAAGCAGTGTAAAAATATTGATGCTGTTGCATGTGTGTATTATGAAAATGACAATACATATGAGTATTCAGTATTGTATACATCACATGATGAAGATAAATCAAAGGATTTACGAGAGATACTCGAGAAGAAATATCCAAATTATATGTTACCAGTAAGTTTTATTCGCGTTGATAGTATTCCGAAAACAGGAAACGGGAAAATAAAATTTAATGAATTGAAAGCCATTTATGATATGAGTAGTAGTCAACAAAAGACTACAACCAAATGTGATATTCCAGAAATGACAGAAATGGAAAAAACAATTAGAGGTATCTTTGAAATTGTTTTGAAAAAAGATGATTTTTCTAATTCAGATAACTTTTTTACTATTGGAGGTCATTCTTTATCTGCTGTTATGCTTTGTGCAGAAATATCAGATGAATTAGATTATGATTTGGAAATTTCTGATTTATATGGCGGAATAGCTTCTGTACAGGAAGTGGCTAAATTAATAGAAGAAAAAATATAA
- a CDS encoding helix-turn-helix transcriptional regulator, with amino-acid sequence MNHTQKVLINNLRYYRNQLELTQSQFAELIDVSTNYYNALENGKYFPSVEVIDKICNATNLFPYQLFLENPYNNLQEVKILNKNISRLKNEILRLFNEYS; translated from the coding sequence TTGAATCATACACAAAAAGTATTGATTAATAATCTTAGATACTACCGTAATCAACTTGAATTAACCCAATCTCAATTTGCTGAATTAATTGATGTTTCAACAAATTATTACAATGCATTGGAAAATGGAAAATATTTTCCTTCTGTTGAAGTAATAGATAAAATATGTAATGCAACAAATTTGTTTCCTTATCAACTTTTCTTAGAGAATCCATATAATAATCTTCAAGAAGTTAAAATACTTAATAAAAATATTTCAAGGCTAAAAAACGAAATTCTGCGTTTGTTTAATGAATATAGTTAA